In the Hylaeus volcanicus isolate JK05 chromosome 1, UHH_iyHylVolc1.0_haploid, whole genome shotgun sequence genome, one interval contains:
- the LOC128878002 gene encoding dynactin subunit 6, which translates to MSSYTSRNMTLKISAGAVVCDESILKGDITIGPKTLIHPRASIIAEAGPIIIGEGNIIEEMATIINRLPPDAPKPTTVPVQIVGSYNVFEADSTCESFKVGDNNILESKAFVGRDVELTNGCVIGASCSVTEPEAIPENTIIYGSECQRREMYDKPYPQIGQLDFLLKFLPNYHHLRKPNMKPMKKGGGI; encoded by the exons ATGAGCTCATATACTAGTCGTAACATGAC CCTGAAGATATCAGCAGGAGCAGTAGTATGCGacgaaagtattttaaaaggGGACATTACCATAGGTCCAAAAACTTTGATACATCCAAGAGCCAGTATTATTGCAGAGGCTGGTCCAATTATAATAGGTGAAGGGAATATCATTGAGGAAATGGCAACAATAATAAACAG actACCACCAGATGCACCTAAGCCAACAACAGTCCCGGTACAGATAGTGGGCAGTTACAATGTATTTGAGGCAGACTCTACTTGTGAATCTTTCAAAGTTGGAGACAACAACATTTTAGAAAGCAAAG CATTTGTTGGTCGTGATGTTGAATTGACTAATGGCTGTGTCATAGGAGCATCATGTTCAGTGACAGAACCAGAAGCAATACCTGAGAATACTATAATATATGGTAGCGAGTGTCAACGTAGAGAAATGTATGATAAACCATAC cCTCAGATAGGCCAGTTAGATTTCTTATTAAAGTTTCTGCCAAACTATCATCATCTCCGAAAGCCTAATATGAAACCTATGAAGAAAGGAGGTGGAATATGA